A stretch of Ananas comosus cultivar F153 unplaced genomic scaffold, ASM154086v1, whole genome shotgun sequence DNA encodes these proteins:
- the LOC109703780 gene encoding uncharacterized protein LOC109703780: MASAGDAVSLSTSTMSDAGDDEGDNVIAPANWPSIPWDLLALILSRLPCSVHYLRAVIACKQWAATSLPFPHHLPVQPPVALFSEFSSTGPYYNPATGIYRHFRGPHHDSYCFGTSHGWLLLLSPNSTVYTVNPVTYECIGFPPLFNAPANMLRFNTATYPSYHVIPDTPGDQEVPGAVPLMVRRRDLIRLSVLSSDPAKELNFAVLIVLNHIANKYLYCRKGVDAAWVPITLPLADFHCSDLAPTRNKKIYAVDRKKMAMLAFDLSDPARNINVSSYTITGVPQPPSPDATFLVESADGSLLLVNKILEVHVTPYNAVLVVFRLDLSAPPPQARALPVADIGAGHALFVSEGGSACVDVSAYPRAFRPNHVYFFRPFHSYEAGQAFEAETIGIFSLEKGELAADSRTLLRGWPYPLLGKVRWFFFNLTFREYIAID, encoded by the coding sequence TCTCCCGACTCCCCTGCTCCGTCCACTACCTCCGCGCGGTCATCGCGTGCAAACAGTGGGCCGCCACTTCTCTCCCCTTCCCCCACCACCTCCCTGTCCAACCCCCCGTCGCCCTCTTCAGCGAATTCTCCAGCACTGGCCCCTACTACAACCCCGCCACCGGCATCTACCGCCACTTCCGCGGCCCGCACCACGACTCCTACTGCTTCGGCACCTCCCACGGctggctcctcctcctctcccccaacTCCACCGTCTACACAGTCAACCCCGTCACCTACGAGTGCATTGGCTTCCCCCCCCTCTTCAACGCCCCCGCCAACATGCTCCGATTCAACACTGCAACATACCCCAGCTACCACGTGATTCCCGACACGCCTGGCGATCAGGAAGTGCCTGGCGCTGTACCGCTGATGGTCCGTCGCAGGGACCTAATCCGCTTATCCGTCCTctcctccgaccccgccaaAGAACTGAACTTCGCTGTGCTCATCGTCCTCAACCACATCGCCAACAAATACCTCTACTGCCGGAAGGGCGTCGATGCTGCGTGGGTCCCGATAACTCTCCCCCTCGCCGATTTCCACTGCTCTGACTTAGCGCCGACGAGGAACAAGAAAATCTACGCCGTCGACCGCAAGAAGATGGCCATGCTCGCCTTCGACCTCTCCGACCCGGCCAGAAACATCAATGTCTCATCCTACACAATAACCGGCGTGCCGCAACCGCCGTCGCCCGACGCCACATTCCTGGTCGAGTCGGCCGACGGCTCGCTGCTCCTCGTCAACAAGATCTTGGAGGTGCACGTCACGCCGTACAACGCCGTACTTGTCGTGTTCAGGCTCGACCtctctgcgccgccgccgcaggcgAGGGCACTGCCGGTGGCTGATATTGGGGCTGGCCACGCTTTGTTCGTCAGCGAGGGGGGGTCGGCGTGCGTCGACGTCAGCGCCTACCCCCGCGCGTTCAGGCCGAACCACGTCTACTTTTTCCGGCCGTTCCACAGCTACGAGGCAGGGCAGGCGTTTGAGGCCGAGACGATCGGCATCTTCAGCTTGGAGAAAGGGGAATTAGCCGCGGATTCGCGTACTTTGCTACGCGGGTGGCCATATCCTTTGCTGGGGAAGGTTCGGTGGTTCTTTTTCAATCTTACGTTCAGAGAATATATAGCAATTGATTAG